A single window of Bacteroidia bacterium DNA harbors:
- a CDS encoding T9SS type A sorting domain-containing protein — MEKIKLLFIVILTIPAFRTMSQTVIAGSGGFSLQPNYSVAWTLGESITASLSNSNTMLTQGFHQVSGTVVGIEQPDNDLNFRIYPNPFAEHLSIQISEANQLGYSYRISDLTGQTIVADSPLNQTYTDINLSNLAPGVYLITISNSTNRSSYRIIKTN; from the coding sequence ATGGAAAAAATCAAATTACTTTTTATTGTCATTCTAACCATTCCGGCATTTCGAACCATGTCTCAGACCGTAATTGCCGGTTCAGGTGGTTTTTCGTTACAACCTAATTACAGTGTAGCCTGGACCTTAGGTGAATCCATTACTGCAAGTCTTTCAAATTCCAATACCATGCTTACCCAAGGATTTCACCAGGTGAGTGGCACTGTGGTTGGAATTGAGCAGCCGGATAATGACTTGAATTTTCGTATCTATCCGAATCCTTTTGCGGAACACTTGTCTATTCAGATTTCGGAGGCTAATCAATTGGGATATTCTTACCGAATTTCAGATTTAACCGGACAGACTATAGTTGCTGATTCGCCTTTAAATCAAACTTATACCGATATAAATCTTTCCAACTTGGCTCCGGGGGTCTATTTAATAACCATTTCTAATTCAACAAACAGATCAAGTTACCGAATCATCAAAACCAATTAA